Genomic window (Aureibacillus halotolerans):
TTTGATTTCGGGACAGTGAAGCTTATCCAAGCCTTTCACGGTTCAGCGATCACTGATGATGAAAACGAAACAATTGTCTATACGGGAATGCCTAGTGGAATCTTGTTTATGGCTGAAGGAAAAACAATTCTTCACGCCGGAGATACCGCGTTATATTCTGACATGAAAATGTACGGCGAACAGCATGACATTGATTTGGCCTTCTTACCAATTGGCGACAACTTTACGATGGGACCTGAAGATGCGAAAATAGCCGCTAGCTGGTTTCGTGCAAAACATGTCGTTCCCATCCATTACAATACGTTCCCTGTGATTGAACAAGATCCAGAGGCGTTTGTCGCTTCACTCGATTGTAAAGGGACGGTTCTCCAAACAGGTGAATCACTAACCCTTTAGGTTTACTAGTGCCCCATCAGGTAATGTAGATCTTATTCTATTTAGAAAAAATGATGTGCGTGTTCTCTTACAAATGCCCATTTTGAAGACATTTTCTATAGGCAAACGGCTATACGTTCGCTTTCACCCTAAAGGGTACAAGTGCATCATCGACTCAAAAAGACTTCGTCGTGATTTCTTTGCCGCTGGGCTTCTGCTGCGCCTCCTCGAGCGTGTTTCACGCTCTGCGGGGTCGCGCTTTCCACCCTAAAGGGTACAAGTGCAACATCGATTCGAAAGTACCTCATCGTGTTTTCTTTGCCGCAGGAGTCTCACTAGTAGCCGTTTTTGGTATATTATACAGAACGAATGAAATGAGAAAGATCTTTTTTGGTTTCATTTTCAAC
Coding sequences:
- a CDS encoding metal-dependent hydrolase; its protein translation is MDVSYHGHAVIKIQVNGKTILIDPFINGNGLTDLKADEETPDVILLTHGHGDHLGDTIEIAKRSEALVVAPNELANYLSWKGLKTHPMHIGGKYQFDFGTVKLIQAFHGSAITDDENETIVYTGMPSGILFMAEGKTILHAGDTALYSDMKMYGEQHDIDLAFLPIGDNFTMGPEDAKIAASWFRAKHVVPIHYNTFPVIEQDPEAFVASLDCKGTVLQTGESLTL